In the genome of Ignavibacteriales bacterium, one region contains:
- the kduD gene encoding 2-dehydro-3-deoxy-D-gluconate 5-dehydrogenase KduD, whose translation MLEKFRLDGKTALVTGSNQGIGQSYALALAQAGADIVGVSYQSDFTETEKIIKATGRKFSSYVSDFSDRNSLYEFINKVKKDFSRIDILVNNAGTILRNPIAEHSDEYWDKVIEVNLSSQFILTRELGKEMIAKGSGKVIFIASLLSFQGGILVPGYASSKGGIKQLTMAFANEWASKGVNVNAIAPGYIATENTKALREDPVRNKAILDRIPQGKWGTPEDLMGTVVFLASPASDYLNGTVITVDGGWMGR comes from the coding sequence ATTCTTGAAAAATTCAGACTTGATGGAAAAACTGCCTTAGTAACAGGCTCTAACCAGGGAATAGGACAAAGCTATGCGTTAGCGCTTGCACAGGCAGGCGCTGATATTGTTGGTGTATCATATCAAAGTGATTTCACGGAGACCGAAAAAATCATCAAAGCAACAGGAAGAAAATTTTCTTCTTATGTGAGTGATTTTTCCGACAGAAATTCTTTGTATGAATTCATCAATAAAGTAAAGAAAGATTTTTCACGGATAGATATTCTTGTGAACAATGCAGGTACAATTTTACGCAACCCTATTGCGGAACATTCAGATGAATACTGGGATAAAGTTATCGAGGTGAATCTTTCATCGCAATTTATTTTAACAAGAGAGTTAGGCAAAGAAATGATTGCAAAAGGTTCAGGCAAAGTAATTTTTATTGCATCACTTCTTTCATTCCAGGGGGGAATACTTGTGCCCGGTTATGCTTCATCCAAAGGCGGTATTAAACAACTGACAATGGCTTTTGCAAATGAATGGGCATCTAAAGGAGTAAATGTTAATGCAATAGCTCCCGGATATATTGCTACAGAAAACACAAAAGCTTTACGAGAAGATCCAGTAAGGAATAAAGCTATACTTGATAGAATTCCACAGGGGAAATGGGGAACACCTGAAGACCTGATGGGAACGGTTGTATTTCTTGCTTCACCCGCATCTGATTATTTAAATGGTACTGTAATAACAGTTGATGGCGGCTGGATGGGTAGATAG
- the kduI gene encoding 5-dehydro-4-deoxy-D-glucuronate isomerase encodes MEVRYSPDKNGFKKLTTDELRDSFLIDTLFQKNQIPMVYSDVDRSITGSAVPVGKSLKLTATKKEMAAEYFTERREVGVINIGEKGVIILDKKKYMMEHYDALYIGRGTKLVEFQSANPKKPAKFYFVSYPAHKEYPSKHIKHADATPVKLGSLADSNSRTIYKYIHTEILQTCQLAMGLTILNEGSVWNTMPAHTHQRRSEVYMYFDMQPDSFVVHLLGEPKETRHIIMRNEQAVLSTSWSMHSGCGTKNYTFIWAMGGENQVYDDMDWIPMKDLK; translated from the coding sequence ATGGAAGTAAGATATTCACCTGATAAAAACGGATTTAAAAAACTCACAACGGATGAATTGAGAGATTCATTCCTTATCGATACACTTTTTCAAAAGAACCAGATACCAATGGTTTACTCGGATGTTGATCGTTCGATTACAGGCTCTGCTGTCCCTGTTGGAAAATCATTAAAACTTACCGCAACAAAAAAAGAAATGGCAGCTGAGTACTTCACGGAAAGAAGGGAAGTAGGAGTAATTAATATTGGTGAAAAAGGTGTGATCATTCTTGATAAGAAAAAATATATGATGGAACATTACGATGCCCTGTATATTGGAAGAGGGACAAAACTGGTTGAGTTTCAAAGTGCAAATCCGAAAAAACCGGCTAAGTTTTATTTTGTAAGTTATCCCGCGCACAAGGAGTATCCATCTAAACATATAAAACATGCGGATGCAACACCTGTTAAACTTGGTTCGCTTGCGGATTCAAACTCAAGAACGATTTATAAATACATTCATACAGAGATTTTACAAACCTGTCAGCTTGCAATGGGTCTTACAATACTTAATGAAGGAAGTGTTTGGAATACAATGCCCGCGCATACTCATCAGCGGAGAAGTGAAGTTTATATGTACTTCGATATGCAGCCGGATTCGTTTGTTGTTCATCTTTTAGGTGAACCAAAGGAAACACGTCATATAATAATGAGGAATGAACAGGCAGTTTTATCCACAAGCTGGTCAATGCATTCAGGCTGCGGGACAAAAAATTATACATTCATCTGGGCAATGGGCGGAGAGAACCAGGTTTATGATGATATGGATTGGATACCGATGAAGGATTTAAAATAA
- the hisN gene encoding histidinol-phosphatase: MQNSKEFKSFAKQLAHISGDVIKRYFRTPVSIDSKSDNSPVTIADKKAEELMRAAIMKHYPDHGIIGEEFGIENPAAEYKWILDPIDGTKSFICGTITFGTLIALTHNGEPILGVINQPVMNEFLIGDNSSALLNGENVSVRTCDSIMNAVLLTADHLNVGKYQDGKKFDELISRVKIYRGWGDCYGYYLLATGYADIVVDPIMSVWDSMALIPVVKGAGGVITDWQGNDAITGNSIIASSGNLHSIVIQELNQV; this comes from the coding sequence ATGCAAAATTCAAAAGAATTTAAATCTTTCGCAAAGCAACTTGCGCACATAAGCGGCGATGTTATAAAACGTTATTTTAGAACGCCTGTAAGTATCGATTCTAAATCTGATAATTCTCCTGTAACTATTGCAGATAAGAAAGCCGAAGAACTTATGCGTGCTGCCATAATGAAACATTATCCTGATCATGGAATCATCGGTGAGGAGTTTGGAATAGAGAATCCCGCCGCAGAGTATAAGTGGATTCTTGATCCTATTGATGGGACAAAGAGTTTTATTTGCGGAACAATTACATTCGGTACGCTGATAGCACTTACGCACAATGGTGAACCAATACTCGGCGTTATAAATCAGCCAGTGATGAATGAGTTTCTTATCGGCGATAATTCTTCGGCGTTGCTGAACGGGGAAAATGTTTCAGTACGAACTTGTGATTCAATTATGAACGCCGTACTGCTGACTGCTGATCATCTTAATGTTGGTAAATACCAGGACGGAAAAAAATTCGATGAGCTGATTTCCAGAGTAAAAATTTACAGAGGCTGGGGTGATTGTTACGGTTATTATCTGCTTGCCACAGGATATGCGGATATAGTCGTCGATCCGATTATGAGTGTATGGGACTCAATGGCTTTGATACCGGTTGTAAAGGGCGCTGGTGGAGTTATAACAGACTGGCAGGGTAATGATGCTATCACCGGTAATAGTATTATTGCGTCTTCGGGCAATCTTCATTCTATCGTGATTCAGGAATTAAATCAGGTTTGA
- a CDS encoding response regulator transcription factor, translating to MIKILLADDHELFRKGLVSLIENENNIQIIGEARNGNDLVEKYFILQPDLIIADISMPVLSGPEAIRKIKERVNAVKVLFLSMFNGEDYIYHCYKSGGRGLVSKDISKPELLKAITSVAAGKYYFGPDFTEDELEKLIKTYDEEFQELNITESIKLTQKEEEILLLIGRGFTSIEIADKLHISKRTVDTHRSHIMQKLGLESMPQLIKYSIAYKMRIKST from the coding sequence ATGATAAAAATTTTACTTGCAGACGATCATGAGCTATTCCGAAAAGGACTTGTGAGTTTAATCGAAAATGAAAATAATATACAGATCATTGGCGAAGCCAGGAATGGTAATGATCTTGTAGAAAAATATTTCATCCTTCAACCCGATTTAATAATTGCCGACATATCAATGCCCGTTTTATCCGGACCTGAAGCTATAAGAAAAATCAAAGAAAGAGTTAACGCCGTAAAAGTACTATTCCTCTCAATGTTCAACGGTGAAGATTATATATATCATTGCTACAAGAGCGGGGGAAGAGGACTGGTAAGTAAAGATATTTCAAAACCCGAACTTCTAAAAGCAATTACGAGTGTGGCGGCCGGTAAATATTATTTCGGTCCTGATTTTACAGAGGATGAATTAGAAAAATTAATAAAAACTTATGATGAAGAATTCCAGGAACTAAATATTACAGAATCAATAAAACTGACACAGAAGGAAGAAGAGATTCTTCTTTTAATCGGACGCGGATTTACAAGTATTGAGATAGCTGATAAACTTCACATATCAAAACGAACTGTTGATACACACAGGTCGCATATAATGCAAAAGCTGGGTCTTGAATCAATGCCGCAGTTAATCAAATATTCAATCGCCTACAAGATGCGGATAAAATCTACGTAA
- a CDS encoding DMT family protein has product MTTILLLIISNIFMTFAWYGHLKYRASPLWIVILVSWGIAFFEYIFQVPANRIGYGQFNGAELKTIQEVITLVVFSIFSIIYLKEEFKWNYAVGFILIIVAVFFIFKKW; this is encoded by the coding sequence ATGACAACAATTCTGCTGCTTATAATTTCAAATATCTTTATGACATTTGCCTGGTATGGTCATTTAAAATACAGGGCATCGCCGCTGTGGATAGTAATTCTTGTAAGCTGGGGAATAGCATTCTTTGAATATATTTTTCAGGTTCCCGCAAACAGAATTGGTTATGGACAGTTTAATGGCGCTGAGCTAAAGACAATTCAGGAGGTGATAACATTAGTTGTATTTTCAATTTTTTCAATTATCTACTTAAAGGAAGAATTTAAATGGAACTATGCTGTAGGGTTTATACTAATAATTGTAGCAGTGTTTTTTATCTTCAAAAAGTGGTAA
- a CDS encoding sensor histidine kinase has protein sequence MILLIENDVTDFFKILTSWSNPFFLSIFVLITLIILIYFINKYLIRPMEQKHILEKKEIELKTSRMMALFAELDPDPVIRVDTEGKAIFYNSSAMELLKLDENTNFIEKYFKLSETDLLKKIQTDSSVTVPFLHNETYYNVLIKGNSNLGIAQLYFRDISETKLLEKKLRKLSQYLQNLIEEERSRMATELHDGIVQELYFIQLSLRKIMDENPVTQPDNFEFLKKQLEKITEELRRIIYDLKPKILDEMGLDAALKTLCNTTVRESGIKGSVQVLGLDKRLDKKYEIFFYRFVQEALSNIIKHSGASEFSVTLFRDDSSYRVVISDNGEGINENNYADDTLTGFGLFNMKERTENLGGLLKIDSSEESGVTLIAEIPVEIK, from the coding sequence ATGATTCTCCTAATTGAAAATGATGTTACCGATTTCTTCAAGATCCTAACAAGCTGGTCCAATCCATTTTTTCTCTCGATCTTTGTTCTAATCACGCTTATAATCCTCATATACTTCATAAACAAGTACCTGATCAGACCAATGGAGCAAAAACACATCCTTGAAAAAAAGGAAATAGAACTTAAAACGAGCCGAATGATGGCGCTGTTTGCTGAACTGGATCCTGACCCGGTAATAAGAGTTGATACTGAAGGGAAAGCAATTTTCTATAATTCTTCTGCTATGGAATTGCTTAAGCTCGATGAGAATACAAATTTTATTGAAAAATATTTTAAACTTTCTGAAACAGACCTGCTGAAAAAAATACAAACCGATTCATCGGTAACCGTTCCGTTTCTGCATAATGAAACTTATTATAACGTGCTGATCAAAGGGAATTCTAACCTGGGAATTGCCCAGCTTTATTTCAGAGATATTTCTGAAACAAAACTGCTTGAAAAAAAATTAAGAAAGTTATCCCAGTACTTACAGAATCTTATTGAAGAAGAACGTTCAAGAATGGCTACCGAATTACACGACGGGATAGTTCAGGAACTCTATTTCATTCAATTGAGTTTAAGAAAAATAATGGATGAGAATCCGGTTACACAGCCCGATAATTTTGAATTCCTGAAAAAGCAGCTTGAAAAAATCACTGAAGAACTCAGGCGTATAATATATGACCTGAAACCAAAGATACTTGATGAGATGGGATTGGATGCGGCGCTAAAAACTCTGTGCAATACAACGGTGCGTGAAAGTGGAATTAAAGGTAGTGTGCAAGTTTTGGGACTTGATAAAAGATTGGATAAAAAGTATGAAATATTCTTTTACCGGTTTGTTCAGGAGGCACTTAGTAATATAATTAAACACTCCGGTGCTTCAGAGTTCAGTGTAACATTATTCAGGGATGATTCATCATACAGGGTGGTTATATCCGATAATGGTGAAGGTATAAATGAAAATAATTATGCGGATGACACATTAACAGGTTTCGGATTGTTTAATATGAAGGAAAGAACAGAAAACTTAGGAGGACTATTGAAAATAGATTCCTCCGAAGAGAGTGGTGTGACATTAATAGCAGAAATTCCCGTGGAAATAAAATGA
- a CDS encoding MFS transporter: MSNTVSENIKEKIGHYRWYIVALIFFATTINYVDRAVLGVLAPTLRTEIGWTDQEYGYISAAFTLAYAIGFLFAGWFIDRIGTRMGYTIYLTIWSLAAAAHALVRSAFGFGIARFALGIGESGNFPAAIKTVAEWFPKKERALATGIFNAGSNVGAIIAPLVVPWIALHWGWQEAFLITGLAGLIWIVFWLPLYRPPAQHPKLSKKELEHIESDPPDPPAKISWFRLLPLKQTWAFSTGKFLTDAIWWFYLFWFPLFMNDRFGVDLHTIGLPMIVVYLLADVGSVAGGWFSSALLKRNWTVNAARKTAMLVCAILILPVAVAPHVSEPWVAVILIGVAAAAHQGFSANIFTTTSDMFPRKAVASVVGIGGFAGAMGGFFMNLGAGWLKQNTGSYEIMFAIAGVVYLIALLLMHLLVPKLEPAVLD, from the coding sequence ATGAGTAATACAGTTAGTGAAAACATCAAAGAAAAAATCGGACATTACAGATGGTATATTGTCGCACTGATTTTCTTTGCAACAACCATCAACTATGTTGACCGCGCAGTGCTTGGAGTTTTGGCTCCAACCTTGCGTACAGAAATTGGCTGGACTGATCAGGAATATGGTTACATAAGTGCAGCGTTCACACTTGCTTATGCTATAGGATTCCTATTCGCCGGATGGTTTATTGACAGAATAGGAACAAGAATGGGATATACAATTTACCTGACAATTTGGTCGCTCGCTGCTGCTGCACACGCTTTGGTACGTTCAGCGTTTGGTTTTGGTATTGCCCGCTTTGCTCTTGGAATTGGTGAATCAGGAAACTTTCCCGCTGCAATCAAAACAGTTGCTGAATGGTTCCCCAAAAAAGAACGGGCATTAGCGACAGGTATTTTTAATGCGGGTTCAAATGTTGGGGCGATCATTGCTCCTTTAGTTGTTCCGTGGATTGCCCTGCATTGGGGATGGCAGGAAGCTTTTTTGATTACAGGTTTAGCCGGTTTAATATGGATAGTATTCTGGCTGCCTCTTTACAGACCCCCGGCACAGCATCCAAAATTATCTAAGAAAGAACTTGAACATATAGAAAGTGATCCGCCTGATCCTCCTGCAAAAATCTCCTGGTTCAGATTACTTCCGCTTAAACAAACCTGGGCATTTTCAACAGGAAAATTTTTAACTGATGCAATATGGTGGTTCTATCTTTTCTGGTTCCCTCTATTTATGAATGACAGATTTGGAGTTGATCTTCACACAATCGGTTTACCGATGATAGTAGTTTATTTACTTGCAGATGTCGGCTCAGTTGCCGGCGGATGGTTTAGTTCAGCTTTGTTAAAACGTAACTGGACCGTGAATGCTGCCCGTAAAACAGCAATGCTTGTTTGTGCAATTTTGATATTACCGGTTGCTGTTGCACCACACGTATCAGAACCCTGGGTTGCAGTTATACTTATCGGTGTTGCCGCTGCTGCACATCAGGGTTTTTCCGCGAACATATTTACGACTACATCAGATATGTTTCCGCGTAAAGCTGTTGCGTCTGTTGTAGGTATAGGTGGTTTTGCCGGAGCTATGGGTGGATTTTTCATGAATCTGGGTGCCGGCTGGTTGAAACAAAATACCGGCAGTTATGAAATAATGTTTGCGATTGCCGGTGTGGTTTATCTTATCGCATTACTATTGATGCACTTACTTGTTCCAAAACTTGAACCGGCAGTGCTTGATTAA
- the gnd gene encoding decarboxylating NADP(+)-dependent phosphogluconate dehydrogenase: MVPADIAIVGVGVMGENLALNIESKKYSVVVYDKDIPKVEKFINGRAKGKNISQAISLADVVSKLKSPAKILMMVPAGKPVDDLINEFVPLLKKGDILIDGGNSHYPDTNRRTKFLEEKEVLYIGTGVSGGEEGALLGPSIMPGGSLEAWKFVKPIFQSIAAKVADGTPCCDWVGENGAGHFVKMVHNGIEYGDMQLICESYQIMKDLLGLSYEEMHNIFKEWNEGELESYLIEITRDILAYKDSDNKPLVEKILDTAGQKGTGKWTVLASLDLGAPITLISEAVYARALSFLKDERVNASKVLSGPKPVFEGDKKQFIEALGKALYASKIISYAQGYVLLRNAAKEYGWNLNYGGIALMWRGGCIIRSAFLGKIKEAFEKNPDITNLLLDPFFKEKIEASQEGWRRVVSTSIMNGIWIPSMSTALNYFDGFRNGRLPANLLQAQRDYFGAHQYERTDKPRGEFFHTNWTGRGGETASSTYTI; encoded by the coding sequence TTGGTTCCCGCCGATATAGCTATAGTTGGTGTTGGTGTAATGGGTGAAAACCTTGCACTTAACATTGAAAGCAAAAAATATTCAGTAGTTGTTTATGATAAAGACATACCTAAAGTTGAAAAATTTATTAACGGCAGGGCAAAAGGGAAAAATATTTCACAGGCAATTTCACTTGCTGATGTAGTTTCAAAACTTAAATCACCTGCAAAGATTTTAATGATGGTGCCTGCCGGTAAACCTGTAGATGATCTTATTAATGAATTCGTTCCTCTGTTAAAAAAAGGCGACATATTAATTGACGGCGGAAATTCTCATTATCCTGATACAAACCGAAGAACAAAATTCCTTGAAGAAAAAGAAGTGTTATATATCGGCACTGGTGTTTCAGGAGGTGAAGAAGGTGCACTGCTTGGTCCATCAATTATGCCCGGCGGTTCATTAGAGGCATGGAAATTTGTGAAACCGATATTCCAATCCATCGCTGCTAAAGTTGCTGATGGAACGCCATGTTGTGATTGGGTGGGTGAAAACGGCGCGGGACATTTTGTTAAAATGGTTCATAACGGAATTGAGTACGGCGATATGCAATTGATATGTGAATCATACCAGATAATGAAGGACCTGCTTGGTTTATCTTATGAAGAAATGCATAACATCTTTAAAGAGTGGAATGAAGGTGAACTTGAAAGTTATCTTATAGAAATCACCCGTGATATTCTTGCTTATAAAGATTCTGATAACAAACCGCTCGTTGAAAAAATTCTTGATACTGCAGGACAAAAAGGTACAGGTAAATGGACAGTGCTTGCATCATTGGATTTAGGCGCTCCAATCACTCTTATATCAGAAGCCGTTTATGCAAGAGCATTATCATTCCTGAAAGATGAAAGAGTCAACGCATCTAAAGTATTAAGCGGACCGAAGCCAGTTTTTGAAGGAGACAAAAAACAATTCATTGAAGCTTTGGGTAAAGCATTATACGCATCTAAAATTATTTCTTATGCGCAGGGTTATGTTTTGTTAAGGAACGCGGCAAAAGAATACGGATGGAATTTAAATTACGGCGGCATCGCATTAATGTGGAGAGGCGGATGTATCATACGTTCAGCATTTCTTGGTAAGATAAAAGAAGCGTTTGAAAAGAATCCGGATATAACCAATCTTCTTCTTGATCCTTTCTTCAAAGAAAAAATTGAAGCGTCACAGGAAGGCTGGAGAAGAGTCGTATCGACAAGCATAATGAATGGTATATGGATTCCATCAATGTCAACCGCGTTAAATTATTTTGATGGCTTCAGGAATGGAAGATTGCCCGCAAATCTCTTACAGGCGCAAAGAGATTATTTTGGCGCACATCAATATGAAAGAACAGACAAACCACGAGGCGAATTCTTTCATACAAACTGGACAGGAAGAGGCGGAGAGACTGCATCATCAACATACACGATATGA
- a CDS encoding sulfite exporter TauE/SafE family protein yields the protein MEYIIIPLVALLASGLTLFSGFGLGTLLLPVFSIFYPIEIAIALTAVVHFLNNIFKLILFAKFSDKNSILLFGLPAILGAFLGAELLSLLSGIKPLTQYRFYDSVYNIEIVKLIISVLIFVFVMAEFSKRFEKLSFNKKYLTMGGILSGFFGGLSGHQGALRSAFLVKLNLSKESFIGTGVVIACLIDLTRLSVYSSKIFQTELKQNMTLLVISVLAAFAGAYIGNKILKKITYQSVKIIVAVMLIIISIGLASGMI from the coding sequence ATGGAATATATAATAATACCCCTTGTTGCACTTTTAGCTTCAGGGCTTACTTTGTTTTCAGGATTTGGATTGGGAACATTACTGTTGCCGGTTTTCTCAATATTTTATCCGATAGAAATTGCAATAGCTTTAACTGCTGTAGTTCACTTTCTCAATAATATTTTCAAGTTGATTCTCTTTGCAAAATTCTCGGATAAAAATTCTATTCTTCTTTTTGGTTTACCTGCTATCCTTGGAGCCTTTCTTGGTGCTGAATTACTTTCTTTACTTTCAGGTATCAAGCCGCTTACTCAGTATCGTTTTTACGACTCAGTCTATAACATTGAAATTGTAAAGCTTATAATTTCGGTTTTGATTTTTGTGTTTGTGATGGCAGAATTTTCAAAAAGATTTGAGAAATTATCTTTCAATAAAAAGTACTTAACAATGGGGGGAATCCTGAGTGGATTCTTTGGCGGGCTTTCCGGTCACCAGGGAGCTTTGAGGAGCGCATTTCTTGTAAAACTAAACTTAAGTAAAGAATCATTTATTGGAACCGGTGTTGTAATCGCATGTCTGATTGATTTAACAAGACTTTCGGTTTACAGTTCAAAAATATTTCAAACAGAATTGAAACAGAATATGACACTCTTAGTCATATCTGTACTGGCAGCTTTTGCAGGGGCTTACATAGGCAATAAGATATTAAAAAAAATTACGTATCAATCTGTTAAGATTATAGTAGCAGTAATGCTGATTATTATTTCGATTGGATTAGCATCGGGAATGATTTAA
- a CDS encoding HAD hydrolase-like protein, with translation MIENPHKILEDLKPQKDFFIGIDSDGCVFDTMEIKQKECFCPQFIKHYGLQRVSKYARETWEFVNLYSKTRGINRFKALIKAMQLLADRKEVKMRNTNIMDLTSLVDWTKKESKLGNPALEKYAAEISDPFIHKTLEWSKEVNKVITELVFDVPPFPFVQESLDKIFSKADLMVVSQTPGEALTREWEEHKIQNYVKVIAGQEYGTKAEHLKFAAKGKYPDQKILMIGDAPGDLNAAKSNGVLFYPVNPGHEEESWERFFNESVDRFFAGTYSGEYETKLINEFEKYLPEHPKWSN, from the coding sequence ATGATAGAAAATCCTCATAAAATATTAGAAGACTTAAAACCACAAAAAGATTTTTTCATAGGAATTGATTCCGATGGCTGTGTATTTGATACAATGGAAATAAAACAGAAAGAATGTTTCTGCCCGCAGTTCATTAAACATTATGGATTGCAGCGGGTTTCAAAGTACGCAAGAGAGACATGGGAGTTTGTAAATCTTTATTCAAAGACAAGAGGCATTAACCGTTTCAAAGCATTAATAAAAGCCATGCAGCTTCTTGCCGACAGAAAAGAAGTTAAGATGCGTAACACTAATATCATGGATCTTACCTCTCTTGTTGATTGGACAAAGAAAGAATCAAAACTCGGTAATCCCGCACTTGAAAAATACGCCGCTGAAATTAGTGATCCTTTCATTCATAAAACTTTAGAGTGGTCAAAAGAAGTTAATAAAGTTATTACCGAACTTGTGTTCGATGTTCCTCCATTTCCTTTTGTTCAGGAATCGTTGGATAAAATTTTTTCCAAAGCAGATCTCATGGTTGTTTCTCAAACACCCGGCGAAGCATTAACACGTGAATGGGAAGAGCATAAAATCCAGAATTATGTTAAAGTGATTGCAGGACAGGAATACGGCACTAAAGCCGAACATCTTAAATTTGCAGCAAAGGGAAAATATCCTGATCAAAAAATATTAATGATTGGTGATGCCCCCGGGGATTTAAATGCCGCAAAATCAAACGGAGTTTTATTCTATCCGGTGAACCCGGGACACGAAGAAGAATCCTGGGAAAGATTTTTTAATGAATCAGTCGATAGATTTTTTGCAGGAACATATTCAGGGGAATATGAAACAAAACTTATAAATGAGTTTGAAAAATATTTACCCGAACATCCTAAATGGAGTAACTAG
- a CDS encoding DUF2088 domain-containing protein encodes MILFAKGSAEGQLSVGEIREGLYTALDKIGTKKKVLAIPPDFTRFHSMAGILTKFTFDYYQKKLTDVLPALGTHFAMNEKEIDVMYNGVPKDLFRVHNWKKDLSTVGVVPPEFISEVSEGKVNYHWTAQVNKMLVEGGHDLLLSIGQVVPHEVVGMANYNKNIFVGTGGSEGINKSHYLGAVYGMERMMGRADTPVRKVLNYASDNFTKHLPLIYVLTVVGKNEQNKLVMKGLYIGDDYECFKLAAALSLQVNFEMLDAPLKKVVVYLDADEFKSTWLGNKSVYRTRMAIADNGELIILAPGLKSFGEDKEIDRLIRKYGYKTTPEILKYVDENDELKNNLSAAAHLIHGSSENRFKITYCPGSVSKEEIESVNFNYADLNEMMKKYDPDVLKDGFNKTKDGEEIFYISNPALGLWSSKDRFNN; translated from the coding sequence TTGATACTATTTGCAAAAGGATCTGCTGAAGGTCAGTTAAGTGTTGGTGAAATTCGTGAAGGACTGTACACTGCTTTAGATAAAATCGGTACGAAAAAGAAAGTCCTCGCAATTCCGCCTGACTTTACAAGGTTTCATTCGATGGCTGGTATTCTTACTAAGTTCACCTTCGACTACTATCAAAAAAAATTAACTGATGTTCTTCCTGCATTGGGAACACACTTTGCAATGAATGAAAAAGAAATTGATGTGATGTACAACGGAGTTCCAAAAGATTTATTCCGTGTCCACAACTGGAAAAAAGATCTATCGACTGTTGGAGTTGTTCCGCCTGAGTTTATTTCGGAAGTGTCTGAAGGGAAAGTTAATTATCACTGGACAGCGCAGGTAAATAAAATGTTAGTTGAAGGCGGTCACGATTTACTTTTATCTATCGGTCAGGTTGTTCCTCACGAAGTTGTTGGAATGGCTAACTACAATAAAAATATTTTTGTCGGCACCGGCGGAAGTGAAGGGATAAACAAAAGTCATTATCTTGGCGCTGTTTACGGTATGGAAAGAATGATGGGACGAGCTGATACTCCCGTCAGAAAAGTTCTGAACTATGCTTCAGATAATTTTACAAAACACCTTCCGTTAATTTATGTACTTACTGTAGTTGGAAAGAATGAGCAGAATAAATTAGTTATGAAGGGACTATACATCGGTGATGATTATGAGTGTTTCAAACTTGCCGCTGCACTTTCGCTCCAGGTTAATTTTGAAATGCTTGATGCGCCGTTGAAGAAAGTAGTTGTTTATCTTGATGCTGATGAATTTAAAAGTACATGGCTTGGCAACAAAAGTGTTTACCGTACAAGAATGGCAATCGCCGATAACGGTGAACTTATCATTCTTGCGCCCGGATTAAAAAGTTTCGGTGAAGATAAAGAGATCGACAGGCTGATAAGAAAGTACGGCTATAAAACCACTCCTGAAATTTTAAAATATGTTGATGAGAACGATGAGTTAAAAAATAATCTCAGTGCTGCAGCGCATCTCATTCACGGTTCATCTGAAAACAGGTTTAAGATTACTTATTGTCCAGGTTCAGTGAGCAAAGAGGAAATTGAAAGTGTGAATTTTAATTACGCAGATCTAAATGAAATGATGAAGAAGTACGATCCGGATGTATTGAAGGATGGTTTCAATAAAACAAAAGACGGTGAAGAGATTTTTTATATCTCGAATCCCGCGCTGGGATTGTGGTCATCAAAAGACAGGTTTAACAATTAG